From a region of the Triticum aestivum cultivar Chinese Spring chromosome 7D, IWGSC CS RefSeq v2.1, whole genome shotgun sequence genome:
- the LOC123167361 gene encoding uncharacterized protein: MAAGGTANNGAWRCSRNDRSYIRWRAELQPQRPGAATVAATGSYDVDDAGTDQFFCWNGRQEVLQPWQQNVGTNSHGLQQMGNRLFKKLQPCTGKLQPHARELQAVYTGATTGEVASTSTWSCSRRRRMLDWR; this comes from the exons ATGGCGGCGGGGGGAACTGCGAACAACGGCGCCTGGCGCTGCAGCCGCAATGACCGAAGCTACATCCGGTGGCGCGCGGAGCTGCAACCGCAGCGACCTGGAGCTGCAACCGTGGCGGCGACCGGGAGCTATGACGTCGATGATGCTGGAACCGACCAGTTTTTTTGCTGGAACGGGCGACAGGAGGTGCTACAACCGTGGCAGCAAAATGTTGGAACCAACAGCCACGGCCTTCAGCAG ATGGGGAACCGGCTTtttaaaaagcttcaaccatgtACTGGGAAGCTGCAACCGCATGCACGAGAGCTGCAAGCCGTCTACACCGGAGCTACAACCGGAGAGGTTGCGAGCACGAGCACTTGGAGTTGTAGCCGACGGCGACGTATGCTGGACTGGAGATGA